The Agromyces mangrovi genome contains a region encoding:
- a CDS encoding low molecular weight protein-tyrosine-phosphatase, giving the protein MGAMLRSEPGNPPRFRICFVCTGNICRSPMAEVVLKSLADRAGLGDRLDIDSAATGDWHVGEQADLRTIAALERHGYDGSQHRAQQFDATRFGELDLVVAFDRSQARILRNWAPTERDHAKVRMMLSFDPELAPLQDVPDPYYSDDAMFDRVLGMIERSSLALFRQLAPALRQGTR; this is encoded by the coding sequence ATGGGAGCCATGTTGCGTTCGGAGCCGGGCAACCCACCGCGCTTCCGCATCTGCTTCGTCTGCACCGGCAACATCTGCCGGTCGCCCATGGCCGAAGTCGTGCTGAAGAGCCTCGCGGATCGGGCGGGACTCGGCGACCGCCTCGACATCGACTCGGCCGCGACCGGCGACTGGCACGTCGGCGAGCAGGCCGACCTGCGCACCATCGCCGCCCTCGAGCGGCACGGCTACGACGGCTCGCAGCACCGCGCGCAGCAGTTCGACGCGACCCGCTTCGGCGAACTCGACCTCGTGGTCGCGTTCGACCGGTCGCAGGCGCGCATCCTGCGCAACTGGGCGCCCACCGAGCGCGACCACGCGAAGGTGCGCATGATGCTGAGCTTCGACCCCGAGCTGGCGCCGCTGCAGGACGTGCCCGACCCCTACTACTCCGACGATGCGATGTTCGACCGGGTTCTTGGGATGATAGAGCGGTCGTCGCTGGCCCTGTTCCGCCAGCTCGCTCCAGCACTCAGACAGGGAACCCGATGA
- a CDS encoding alpha-ketoacid dehydrogenase subunit beta, with amino-acid sequence MPMGKAINAGLRKALADDPKVLLMGEDIGPLGGVFRVTEGLHAEFGGDRVIDSPLAESGIVGTAIGLAMRGYRPVLEIQFDGFVFPAFDQITTQLGRQNLRHDGRMPMPIVIRIPYGGHIGSIEHHQESPEAYFTHTPGLRVVSPSSPHDAYWMIQEAIASNDPVIFFEPKSRYWPKGPVDLDHAGIDLHASRVMRRGTDITVVGHGAMVATLLQAADIAEQEGRSLEVVDLRSLSPIDYGPLVDSVQRTGRLVVAQEAQGFTSLGSEVAATIAERCFYSLEAPVLRVSSFDTPFPPAALEADFLPSPDRVLEAVDRALAY; translated from the coding sequence ATGCCGATGGGCAAGGCGATCAACGCCGGGCTCCGCAAGGCGCTCGCTGACGACCCCAAGGTGCTCCTCATGGGCGAGGACATCGGGCCGCTCGGCGGGGTCTTCCGCGTGACCGAGGGTTTGCACGCCGAGTTCGGCGGCGACCGCGTGATCGACTCGCCGCTGGCCGAGTCGGGCATCGTCGGCACGGCGATCGGCCTCGCGATGCGCGGCTACCGCCCGGTGCTCGAGATCCAGTTCGACGGGTTCGTCTTCCCCGCCTTCGACCAGATCACGACACAGCTCGGCCGCCAGAACCTGCGGCACGACGGCCGCATGCCGATGCCCATCGTCATCCGCATCCCCTACGGCGGCCACATCGGCTCGATCGAGCACCACCAGGAGAGCCCGGAGGCGTACTTCACGCATACGCCGGGCCTGCGGGTGGTCAGCCCGTCGTCGCCGCACGATGCGTACTGGATGATCCAGGAGGCCATCGCCTCGAACGACCCCGTGATCTTCTTCGAGCCCAAGAGCCGCTACTGGCCGAAGGGCCCGGTCGACCTCGACCACGCTGGCATCGACCTGCATGCCTCGCGGGTCATGCGTCGCGGCACCGACATCACGGTGGTCGGCCACGGCGCCATGGTCGCCACGCTGCTGCAGGCCGCCGACATCGCCGAACAGGAGGGCCGGAGCCTCGAGGTCGTCGACCTGCGCTCCCTCTCCCCCATCGACTACGGTCCGCTCGTCGACTCGGTGCAGCGCACCGGCCGGCTCGTGGTCGCGCAGGAGGCGCAGGGCTTCACGAGCCTCGGCTCCGAGGTCGCGGCGACCATCGCGGAGCGCTGCTTCTACTCGCTCGAGGCCCCGGTGCTGCGCGTGTCGAGCTTCGACACGCCGTTCCCGCCCGCCGCCCTCGAGGCGGACTTCCTGCCGAGCCCCGACCGCGTGCTCGAAGCCGTCGACCGCGCACTCGCCTACTGA
- a CDS encoding metal ABC transporter permease — MSYFERALVAVVVIGAVSGLVGSLVVLRKRVFFAQALTHGTFPGAVAAAALGVAVPIGAAVASVVLVGVMLLVSRVRSQGAQVAAGIVLTGGFALGALLQALLPDLPIRAESFLIGSILTVTEADLLVSGGVLVVVVAAFAAFGKELLFSTFDPQGYRSAGYRGWPMETLALALVAAAVVSSLPAVGAILAIALIAAPAAAARLLMPTVGWIVLVAPLIGAASGVAGLVISREFGLAAGPAIALVACGFFLLALAAHGVRRVHPRSLHVPVETAEEAIAR; from the coding sequence ATGAGCTACTTCGAACGCGCGCTCGTGGCGGTCGTGGTCATCGGCGCGGTCTCCGGTCTCGTCGGCTCGCTCGTCGTGCTGCGCAAGCGCGTGTTCTTCGCCCAGGCCCTCACGCACGGCACCTTCCCCGGCGCCGTGGCGGCCGCCGCGCTCGGCGTCGCGGTGCCGATCGGCGCGGCCGTGGCATCCGTCGTGCTCGTCGGCGTCATGCTGCTCGTGTCGCGGGTCCGCTCGCAGGGCGCGCAGGTGGCGGCGGGCATCGTGCTGACGGGCGGGTTCGCGCTCGGCGCGCTGCTGCAGGCGCTGCTGCCCGACCTGCCGATCCGCGCCGAGTCGTTCCTCATCGGGTCGATCCTCACCGTCACCGAGGCCGACCTGCTCGTCTCCGGCGGCGTGCTCGTGGTGGTCGTCGCCGCGTTCGCCGCGTTCGGCAAGGAGCTGCTCTTCTCGACGTTCGACCCGCAGGGGTACCGGAGCGCCGGGTACCGTGGATGGCCCATGGAGACCCTCGCCCTCGCCCTCGTCGCCGCGGCGGTCGTGTCGTCGCTGCCCGCGGTCGGGGCGATCCTCGCGATCGCGCTGATCGCGGCGCCCGCGGCTGCGGCCCGGCTGCTGATGCCGACCGTGGGCTGGATCGTGCTCGTCGCGCCGCTCATCGGCGCCGCGTCGGGCGTGGCGGGCCTCGTGATCTCGCGCGAGTTCGGTCTCGCGGCGGGGCCGGCGATCGCCCTGGTCGCCTGCGGGTTCTTCCTGCTCGCGCTCGCGGCCCACGGCGTGCGACGCGTGCACCCGCGCTCGCTGCACGTGCCCGTCGAGACCGCGGAGGAGGCGATCGCACG
- a CDS encoding metal ABC transporter permease translates to MSIDQMLFGAYALPFMSRALVAMLALALVAGLIGVLVNLRGLEFISDGLTHAVFPGLAIGFVAGGEPGLVIGATIAAVIAAVVLTLVSRAGVASDSAIAIVLTGAFSIGVLVVSGGSDFAGQLETLLFGRLLTIDAETIPLLLAVCAIALALAWGTRSRQLFRAFDPVGSEAAGVKPLATDLVLNVAIALVVVAASSTVGSLLVLAVLIVPGAVARLVTTSLLALFPIAGLYAALASWLGLSIGFGVSVGAGVDLPGGSTVVAVFVAGYALVLATRLLVDRVRAIRRSAAGRARREAVADAGGVVA, encoded by the coding sequence ATGAGCATCGACCAGATGCTCTTCGGGGCATACGCACTCCCCTTCATGTCGCGGGCGCTCGTCGCGATGCTGGCGCTGGCGCTCGTCGCGGGCCTGATCGGCGTGCTGGTCAACCTGCGCGGGCTCGAGTTCATCAGCGACGGTCTCACCCACGCCGTCTTCCCCGGGCTCGCGATCGGGTTCGTCGCGGGCGGCGAACCGGGACTCGTGATCGGTGCGACGATCGCGGCGGTGATCGCGGCGGTCGTGCTCACCCTGGTGTCGCGTGCCGGCGTGGCATCCGATTCGGCCATCGCCATCGTGCTGACCGGCGCGTTCAGCATCGGCGTGCTCGTCGTCTCGGGCGGCTCCGACTTCGCCGGCCAGCTCGAGACGCTGCTGTTCGGGCGACTGCTCACGATCGATGCAGAGACGATCCCGCTGCTGCTCGCAGTCTGCGCGATCGCGCTGGCGCTCGCGTGGGGCACCCGGTCCCGGCAGCTGTTCCGCGCGTTCGACCCGGTCGGCAGCGAGGCGGCGGGCGTCAAGCCGCTCGCGACCGACCTCGTGCTGAACGTGGCGATCGCGCTGGTGGTGGTCGCCGCCTCGAGCACCGTCGGCAGCCTGCTCGTGCTCGCCGTGCTCATCGTGCCCGGCGCCGTCGCGCGCCTGGTGACCACGAGCCTGCTCGCCCTGTTCCCCATCGCCGGGCTGTACGCGGCGCTCGCGTCGTGGCTCGGCCTGTCGATCGGGTTCGGCGTGTCGGTCGGCGCGGGCGTCGACCTGCCCGGCGGGTCCACCGTGGTCGCGGTGTTCGTCGCCGGGTACGCGCTCGTGCTCGCGACTCGGCTGCTCGTCGACCGGGTGCGGGCGATCCGCCGATCGGCGGCCGGTCGCGCCAGGCGCGAAGCGGTGGCGGATGCCGGGGGAGTGGTCGCATGA
- a CDS encoding histidinol-phosphate transaminase: MSDAPPPAAPVRLRPEIAALPAYRQGRPAPAAGYKLSSNENPFDPLPGVVGAVTAAAEFNRYPDATALALREALAARFDRTVDEVHIGAGSVALLSQLILATSGPGDEVVYSWRSFEAYPGLVTVAGATSRAVPNRPDAGHDIDALIDAVTDATRMLIVCSPNNPTGTIVTAAEFERLMAAVPSDLLVVLDEAYAEFVTDPDAVDGLPLLDRHPNLVVLRTFSKAYGLAGLRVGYALGGASVLDAARSTAIPLSVTGQSVAGALASLAAEDALLERVRHIAVRRDALRAALRAQGWDVPVAQGNFVWLPTGERTAAVAERLFDAGLVTRAFPPEGIRVSVGEEESVDKLLAVLDELVGMPQEGPST; the protein is encoded by the coding sequence GTGAGCGACGCCCCACCTCCCGCCGCACCCGTACGGCTCCGCCCCGAGATCGCCGCGCTCCCCGCCTACCGCCAGGGTCGCCCGGCGCCGGCGGCCGGCTACAAGCTGTCGAGCAACGAGAACCCGTTCGATCCGCTGCCCGGCGTGGTCGGGGCCGTCACGGCCGCAGCCGAGTTCAACCGCTACCCGGATGCCACGGCCCTCGCACTGCGCGAGGCGCTCGCCGCACGGTTCGACCGCACCGTCGACGAGGTGCACATCGGCGCGGGTTCCGTCGCGCTGCTCAGCCAGCTGATCCTCGCGACCAGCGGGCCGGGCGACGAGGTCGTCTACTCGTGGCGCTCGTTCGAGGCGTACCCGGGGCTCGTGACCGTCGCGGGCGCGACGAGCCGCGCGGTGCCGAACCGGCCCGACGCGGGCCACGACATCGACGCGCTCATCGATGCAGTGACGGATGCCACGCGCATGCTCATCGTCTGCTCCCCCAACAACCCCACCGGCACCATCGTCACCGCCGCGGAGTTCGAGCGGCTGATGGCGGCGGTGCCGAGCGACCTGCTCGTCGTGCTCGACGAGGCGTACGCCGAGTTCGTGACCGACCCGGACGCGGTCGACGGGCTCCCGCTGCTCGACCGCCACCCGAACCTCGTCGTGCTCCGCACCTTCTCCAAGGCGTACGGGCTCGCCGGCCTGCGCGTCGGCTACGCCCTCGGCGGGGCATCCGTGCTCGACGCCGCACGGTCGACGGCCATTCCGCTCTCGGTCACGGGCCAGTCGGTCGCCGGCGCGCTCGCCTCGCTCGCAGCCGAGGACGCGCTGCTCGAGCGGGTGCGGCACATCGCGGTGCGCCGGGACGCGCTGCGAGCCGCGCTCCGGGCCCAGGGATGGGACGTGCCGGTCGCCCAGGGCAACTTCGTCTGGCTGCCGACGGGTGAACGCACCGCGGCCGTCGCGGAGCGCCTGTTCGACGCCGGACTCGTCACGCGGGCGTTCCCGCCGGAGGGCATCCGCGTCTCCGTGGGCGAGGAGGAGAGTGTCGACAAGCTCCTAGCGGTTCTCGATGAGCTTGTCGGGATGCCACAAGAAGGGCCCTCCACCTAG
- a CDS encoding metal ABC transporter ATP-binding protein, giving the protein MSAPVLRLDRAAFAYGGTVGVQGVTIDVAPGEAVALIGPNGAGKSTVLKGVLGLVPFTSGRMQLAASVASLPQTAELDPEFPITLRQVVMQGRYRSMGWLRMPGGRDRAAVAAALDAVGLADRAGTRFGDLSGGQRQRGLLARALASEPGLLLLDEPFNGLDQPNREALLRTVHDLKSRGIAVILSTHDLDLARETCDTALFLNHTQLACGPVEETLTLDTVQRCFGDVGVEVDEHTLVVPDHEGRQ; this is encoded by the coding sequence ATGAGCGCTCCCGTACTTCGCCTCGACCGGGCCGCCTTCGCCTACGGCGGCACGGTCGGGGTGCAGGGCGTCACGATCGATGTCGCCCCGGGTGAGGCGGTCGCGCTCATCGGCCCGAACGGCGCGGGAAAGTCGACCGTGCTGAAGGGCGTGCTCGGCCTGGTTCCGTTCACGAGCGGACGCATGCAGCTCGCGGCATCCGTCGCCTCCCTGCCGCAGACCGCCGAGCTCGACCCCGAGTTCCCGATCACGCTCCGGCAGGTCGTGATGCAGGGGCGGTACCGCTCGATGGGCTGGCTCCGGATGCCCGGCGGGCGCGATCGCGCGGCCGTCGCCGCAGCGCTCGACGCGGTCGGCCTCGCGGATCGCGCAGGCACCCGGTTCGGCGACCTCTCGGGCGGCCAGCGCCAGCGCGGACTGCTCGCACGGGCGCTCGCGTCGGAGCCGGGACTGCTGCTGCTCGACGAGCCGTTCAACGGGCTCGACCAGCCCAACCGCGAGGCGCTGCTCCGTACCGTGCACGACCTGAAGTCCCGCGGAATCGCGGTGATCCTCTCGACCCACGATCTCGACCTGGCGCGCGAGACGTGCGACACGGCGCTCTTCCTCAACCACACGCAACTGGCGTGCGGGCCCGTGGAGGAGACGCTCACGCTCGATACCGTGCAGCGGTGCTTCGGCGACGTGGGCGTCGAGGTCGACGAGCACACGCTGGTCGTGCCCGACCACGAGGGGCGCCAGTGA
- a CDS encoding metal ABC transporter substrate-binding protein, with protein sequence MRSVTPISFAALAAGALVLTGCSATGTAGGSDGPNVVATTTQVADFTRELAGEQVALTALVSANQSAHDFDPSAAQLLALTNADALVINGAGLEAWLDDAIDASGFDGVVIDASTGVELLEGGDDHADEHAEEEHSEDEHSEDDHAEEEHSEEEHSEDEHSEDDHAEDEHSEDEHAHEEGNPHIWTDPARAAQMVENIAAGLADVDGIDAGALETAEADYLAELDALDAWIHENVDAVPADERLLVTNHDAFTYFVDAYDITYVGSVIPGFDDNAEPSAAELDELIHAIEDTGVQAVFSEQSIAPDAAETIAREAGVEVYSGEDALYGDSLGVAGSDGETYIGSQVHNVRLIVASWGVEPTEVPSTLQG encoded by the coding sequence ATGCGATCCGTCACGCCCATCTCCTTCGCCGCGCTCGCAGCGGGCGCCCTCGTCCTCACCGGCTGCTCGGCCACCGGCACCGCCGGCGGGAGCGACGGCCCGAACGTGGTCGCGACGACCACCCAGGTCGCCGACTTCACCCGCGAGCTCGCGGGGGAGCAGGTCGCACTCACGGCGCTGGTCAGCGCGAACCAGAGCGCGCACGACTTCGACCCGTCGGCGGCCCAGCTGCTCGCGCTGACGAACGCGGACGCGCTCGTGATCAACGGCGCCGGCCTCGAGGCGTGGCTCGACGACGCGATCGACGCCTCGGGCTTCGATGGCGTCGTGATCGACGCGAGCACCGGCGTCGAGCTGCTCGAGGGCGGCGACGACCACGCCGACGAGCACGCCGAAGAGGAGCACTCCGAGGACGAGCACTCGGAGGACGACCACGCCGAGGAGGAGCACTCGGAGGAGGAGCACTCCGAGGACGAGCACTCGGAGGACGACCACGCCGAGGACGAGCACTCGGAGGACGAGCACGCCCACGAGGAGGGCAACCCGCACATCTGGACCGACCCGGCACGTGCCGCGCAGATGGTCGAGAACATCGCGGCGGGCCTGGCCGACGTCGACGGCATCGACGCCGGTGCCCTCGAGACGGCCGAGGCCGACTACCTGGCCGAGCTCGACGCGCTCGACGCGTGGATCCACGAGAACGTCGACGCCGTGCCCGCCGACGAGCGCCTGCTCGTGACCAACCACGACGCGTTCACCTACTTCGTCGACGCCTACGACATCACGTACGTCGGCAGCGTCATCCCGGGCTTCGACGACAACGCCGAGCCGAGCGCCGCCGAGCTCGACGAGCTGATCCACGCGATCGAGGACACGGGCGTGCAGGCCGTCTTCTCCGAGCAGTCGATCGCTCCCGACGCTGCCGAGACGATCGCGCGCGAGGCGGGCGTCGAGGTCTACTCGGGCGAGGACGCGCTGTACGGCGACTCCCTCGGTGTCGCGGGCAGCGACGGCGAGACCTACATCGGCAGCCAGGTGCACAACGTGCGACTCATCGTGGCCTCGTGGGGCGTCGAGCCGACCGAGGTGCCGTCGACCCTGCAAGGATGA
- a CDS encoding GNAT family N-acetyltransferase, translated as MDTTTTTPLTLHPFTVSEARRVLAGDRAPGEGWEGGYAFADEIDLVRTFLEIVETEGDPAPFGPYLLRRNGSGAAIGAVIFYGPPDATGTVEFAFALVPAVRGQGLAVEAVQLALGVAAANGAARARADAEAANVPATRAMRAAGMHEIARDATMRRYERHLPTTGQLQAIVIDRPGTEPAAGHPERPAE; from the coding sequence GTGGATACGACGACGACCACTCCGCTGACGTTGCATCCGTTCACCGTTTCCGAGGCGCGTCGCGTGCTGGCCGGAGACCGGGCACCGGGCGAGGGGTGGGAAGGCGGGTACGCCTTCGCCGACGAGATCGACCTCGTCCGCACGTTCCTCGAGATCGTCGAGACCGAGGGCGACCCCGCCCCGTTCGGGCCCTACCTGCTGCGCCGCAACGGCTCCGGCGCCGCGATCGGCGCGGTCATCTTCTACGGTCCGCCCGACGCGACCGGCACGGTCGAATTCGCGTTCGCACTCGTCCCCGCCGTCCGCGGGCAGGGCCTGGCGGTCGAGGCCGTGCAGCTCGCGCTCGGCGTCGCCGCAGCGAACGGAGCGGCCCGCGCACGCGCCGACGCGGAGGCCGCCAACGTGCCCGCCACCCGCGCGATGCGCGCCGCCGGCATGCACGAGATCGCGCGCGACGCGACCATGCGCCGCTACGAACGTCACCTCCCGACCACGGGCCAGCTCCAGGCGATCGTGATCGACCGCCCCGGCACGGAGCCGGCCGCCGGGCACCCCGAGCGACCCGCCGAGTAG
- a CDS encoding phage holin family protein, with translation MRFLLKIIVNAVALWLTTLIVAGVSVEPYEDTTIGWVLTYLLVALIFGLVNGIIGTVLHIIAFPLYVLTLGLLALIVNGLLFLLVGWISGLMGFGLVVDGFWWGVLGAIVVAIIAWILGLILRPVTRD, from the coding sequence ATGCGCTTCCTGCTGAAGATCATCGTCAACGCGGTCGCCCTGTGGCTCACCACCCTCATCGTGGCGGGCGTGAGCGTCGAACCCTACGAGGACACGACGATCGGCTGGGTGCTCACCTACCTGCTGGTCGCGCTCATCTTCGGCCTCGTGAACGGCATCATCGGCACGGTGCTGCACATCATCGCGTTCCCGTTGTACGTGCTGACGCTCGGGTTGCTCGCGTTGATCGTGAACGGCCTGCTGTTCCTCCTCGTCGGATGGATCAGCGGCCTGATGGGCTTCGGCCTCGTGGTCGACGGGTTCTGGTGGGGCGTGCTGGGCGCGATCGTGGTCGCGATCATCGCCTGGATCCTCGGGCTCATCCTCCGGCCGGTCACGCGGGACTGA
- a CDS encoding dihydrolipoamide acetyltransferase family protein, producing the protein MSWRVAPGDRIELDQVFVEIETAKSLVELPSPTEGVVSKLLVEVGQTVDVGTPIVTVQTDAASGMDSATESPAPSEAAQVAADTASTVASEPEPEASGAVLVGHGSSGLASSRRKRHPAPPVAHERFAEPAPAPAGGSPTKVAGARADSDVPVIAKPPIRKLAKDLGVDLNRVTATGPVGEITRDDVIREASQASVFRNIQTPETPSDREYRVPVKGVRKAIAAAMVESAYSAPHVSVFVDVDATRTMEYVKRLKASPDFAGVKVSPMLIMAKAMIWAVRRNPTVNAQWTDQEIVVKHYVNLGVAAATPRGLIVPNVKEAQGMSMVELATALEQLTLTAREGKTQPAEMQGGTITITNIGVFGMDTGTPILNPGEVAIVALGTIKQKPWVVDGEVRPRFVTTIGASFDHRVVDGDVASRFLADVAAIIEEPALLLE; encoded by the coding sequence GTGTCGTGGCGGGTCGCTCCCGGCGACCGCATCGAGCTCGACCAGGTGTTCGTCGAGATCGAGACCGCGAAGTCGCTCGTCGAACTGCCGAGCCCCACCGAGGGCGTCGTGAGCAAGCTGCTGGTCGAGGTCGGGCAGACCGTCGACGTCGGCACCCCCATCGTGACGGTGCAGACGGATGCCGCGAGCGGCATGGATTCCGCGACCGAGTCGCCCGCCCCGTCGGAGGCGGCCCAGGTCGCCGCGGACACGGCGTCGACCGTCGCGTCGGAGCCCGAGCCCGAGGCATCCGGTGCCGTGCTCGTCGGCCACGGCAGCTCGGGCCTCGCGTCGAGCCGCCGCAAGCGCCACCCCGCTCCCCCGGTCGCGCACGAGCGATTCGCCGAACCGGCCCCCGCACCCGCGGGCGGATCGCCGACCAAGGTCGCCGGCGCGCGCGCCGACTCCGACGTGCCGGTGATCGCGAAGCCGCCGATCCGCAAGCTCGCGAAGGACCTCGGGGTCGACCTCAACCGGGTCACCGCGACCGGCCCCGTCGGCGAGATCACGCGCGACGACGTGATCCGCGAGGCGTCGCAGGCCAGCGTCTTCCGCAACATCCAGACGCCTGAGACGCCGTCGGACCGCGAGTACCGCGTGCCCGTCAAGGGCGTGCGAAAGGCGATCGCCGCGGCGATGGTGGAGAGTGCATACTCCGCGCCGCATGTGAGCGTGTTCGTCGACGTCGACGCGACCCGCACCATGGAGTACGTGAAGCGCCTGAAGGCCTCGCCCGACTTCGCGGGCGTCAAGGTCTCGCCGATGCTGATCATGGCCAAGGCGATGATCTGGGCGGTGCGGCGCAACCCGACGGTGAACGCCCAGTGGACCGACCAGGAGATCGTGGTCAAGCACTACGTGAACCTGGGCGTGGCTGCGGCGACCCCTCGCGGGCTCATCGTGCCGAACGTCAAGGAGGCGCAGGGCATGAGCATGGTGGAGCTCGCGACCGCGCTCGAGCAGCTCACGCTCACCGCGCGCGAGGGCAAGACGCAGCCCGCCGAGATGCAGGGCGGCACCATCACCATCACGAACATCGGGGTGTTCGGCATGGACACCGGCACGCCGATCCTCAACCCGGGCGAGGTCGCCATCGTCGCCCTCGGAACGATCAAGCAGAAGCCGTGGGTCGTCGACGGCGAGGTGCGACCGCGGTTCGTGACCACGATCGGCGCGTCGTTCGACCACCGCGTCGTCGACGGCGACGTGGCCTCGCGGTTCCTCGCCGATGTGGCGGCGATCATCGAGGAGCCCGCGCTGCTGCTCGAGTAG
- a CDS encoding thiamine pyrophosphate-dependent dehydrogenase E1 component subunit alpha: MVQILTPDGVIAPSAEAEPYLALVEGLDDATLETFYRDMVRSRRVDVVGANLQRQGQLALWVPSNGQEAAQVGSAHAARPQDHVFPAYREHVVGMIRGLDPVRIMALLRGATLGGWDPAETGNFHLYTLVLASQTLHATGYAMGLRFDRLVGTGDPETDTAVLVYFGDGSSSQGDANEALVFASSFETPEVFFIQNNHWAISVPVERQSRVPLSRRGHGFGMPGIRIDGNDVLASYAVTRTAMEQARGGEGPSLIEALTYRMGAHTTADDPTKYRPEGELESWIARDPISRYRTWLEGRGASAEFFQQAESDADDFAADVRRRTLELQAPSRPAIFEHVYAEPHPLMAQQADWLERYEAGFEGGAA; encoded by the coding sequence ATGGTGCAGATCCTCACGCCCGACGGCGTGATCGCTCCGAGCGCCGAGGCGGAGCCGTATCTCGCGCTCGTCGAGGGCCTCGATGATGCGACGCTCGAGACGTTCTACCGTGACATGGTGCGCTCGCGCCGCGTCGACGTGGTGGGCGCGAACCTGCAGCGGCAGGGGCAGCTCGCCCTCTGGGTGCCGAGCAACGGGCAGGAGGCCGCGCAGGTCGGCTCGGCGCACGCCGCCCGCCCGCAGGACCACGTCTTCCCCGCCTACCGCGAGCACGTCGTCGGCATGATCCGCGGCCTCGACCCGGTGCGCATCATGGCGCTGCTGCGCGGCGCGACCCTCGGCGGGTGGGACCCGGCCGAGACCGGCAACTTCCACCTCTACACGCTCGTGCTCGCGTCGCAGACGCTGCACGCCACCGGCTACGCGATGGGCCTGCGGTTCGACCGGCTCGTCGGCACCGGCGACCCCGAGACCGACACCGCGGTGCTCGTCTACTTCGGCGACGGCTCGTCGTCGCAGGGCGACGCGAACGAGGCGCTCGTGTTCGCCTCGAGCTTCGAGACGCCCGAGGTCTTCTTCATCCAGAACAACCACTGGGCCATCTCGGTGCCGGTGGAGCGCCAGTCGCGCGTTCCGCTGTCGCGCCGCGGGCACGGCTTCGGCATGCCGGGCATCCGCATCGACGGCAACGACGTGCTCGCGAGTTACGCCGTCACGCGCACCGCGATGGAGCAGGCGCGCGGCGGCGAGGGCCCGAGCCTCATCGAGGCGCTCACCTACCGGATGGGCGCGCACACGACCGCCGACGACCCGACGAAGTACCGCCCCGAGGGCGAGCTCGAGTCGTGGATCGCGCGCGACCCGATCTCGCGCTACCGCACCTGGCTCGAGGGCCGCGGCGCATCGGCGGAGTTCTTCCAGCAGGCCGAGTCCGACGCCGACGACTTCGCCGCCGACGTGCGCCGTCGCACGCTCGAACTGCAGGCGCCGTCCCGCCCGGCGATCTTCGAGCACGTGTACGCCGAACCGCATCCGCTCATGGCCCAGCAGGCCGACTGGCTCGAGCGCTACGAGGCCGGCTTCGAGGGAGGTGCCGCATGA